From the Cryptomeria japonica chromosome 2, Sugi_1.0, whole genome shotgun sequence genome, one window contains:
- the LOC131031578 gene encoding uncharacterized protein LOC131031578 — translation MDQVERFTEPFVGSSKDEDETSDQHLATALQSVDFKRSVSNINDELWQFRVGLMWLGLQQLSATHLVFSWILFLAFSILIPLCSIWMVVCHDCKKSEKHPFKALVQISESGLSVIGFLCLSGFLRTYGLRKMLFLDQIGKESAQVQHGYQDQLQDSFRLLLKVLLPCFMVELIHKIMWFTRASVQIPLISNELAKKVIMCFLMMVSWLYRAAVFLLMCVLFRLICTLQILRFKGFYKLLESSYAQTTHCSLILKEHMRIRDQLIIMSHRFRIFLLSSLITITLSQIVSLFIITARPGAVTFPEIGDLAVCSATQLIGFVLCLHGAAKITHTAHRIVSFVSRWHAVSCCMESSSNNSIEGSPILHVESHEDLEAACNSVSVAGEVPRTAIKYNPRTYFKRQALVSYFQHCKGSITIYGFAVDRGSIYGIFVLELSLLLWTLGKTIGVGPQ, via the exons ATGGATCAAGTTGAGAGATTCACAGAACCATTTGTCGGTTCAAGCAAAGATGAAGATGAAACCTCTGATCAACACCTTGCTACAGCGTTACAAAGTGTTGATTTCAAGAGAAGTGTTTCAAATATTAACGACGAGCTCTGGCAATTTCGTGTGGGCCTCATGTGGTTGGGCTTGCAGCAACTCAGTGCAACCCACCTCGTATTTTCATGGATTCTCTTCCTCGCGTTTTCTATCCTGATTCCTCTCTGCAGCATTTGGATGGTAGTGTGTCATGACTGTAAGAAATCTGAGAAACACCCTTTCAAAGCATTAGTGCAAATATCAGAGTCAGGGCTCTCTGTAATTGGATTTCTGTGTCTTTCTGGATTTCTGCGCACTTATGGCCTGAGAAAGATGCTATTTCTTGATCAAATTGGCAAAGAATCTGCACAAGTCCAACATGGCTATCAAGACCAACTTCAA GATTCTTTCCGGTTGTTGCTGAAAGTGCTACTGCCCTGTTTCATGGTGGAACTTATTCACAAAATCATGTGGTTCACACGAGCCTCTGTACAGATTCCTCTCATCTCAAATGAGCTGGCAAAGAAGGTGATAATGTGTTTTCTGATGATGGTATCTTGGCTTTACAGAGCTGCAGTGTTCTTGCTCATGTGCGTTCTGTTTAGGCTTATCTGTACCCTCCAGATACTGCGATTCAAAGGCTTTTACAAGCTGCTCGAATCCAGTTACGCTCAAACTACTCACTGTTCCCTAATACTGAAGGAACACATGCGGATACGCGACCAGCTCATAATTATGAGCCACAGGTTCAGAATTTTCCTCCTCTCCTCATTGATTACCATCACTCTCAGCCAAATTGTTTCTTTATTTATCATCACCGCTCGCCCTGGAGCTGTGACCTTCCCCGAGATTGGAGATTTAGCG GTGTGCTCTGCTACTCAGCTTATTGGGTTTGTGCTGTGCTTGCATGGAGCAGCCAAAATTACTCATACTGCCCATCGAATAGTTTCTTTTGTTAGTCGGTGGCATGCTGTGAGTTGTTGCATGGAATCGTCAAGCAATAACAGCATTGAAGGGTCGCCAATTCTACACGTAGAATCGCATGAAGATCTGGAGGCCGCCTGTAACAGCGTCAGCGTTGCAGGGGAAGTGCCCAGAACAGCCATCAAATATAATCCTCGGACCTATTTCAAGCGCCAGGCCTTGG TATCATATTTCCAGCACTGCAAAGGCAGCATAACGATTTATGGGTTTGCAGTGGATCGCGGCTCTATCTATGGAATTTTTGTGTTGGAGCTTTCCTTGCTCTTGTGGACTCTCGGTAAAACAATTGGGGTCGGTCCTCAGTGA